The genomic stretch TATCATTTACCTCGAATCGTTGCTCGTCCAACGATAAAAGGCTAACAAACGCAGTTATTTGCAGCAAAAAATTGATCCAGATAGACACAAATGCATAGAGTGCAAAAGTATTTACTGCAGGCATTGTCGATAATGTCCCTGCAAATGAAAATGTTCAGTGTaagaataatagttaaatgtttGATAAAGAATAAACGTTAAACGTCGAAAATATCGATACTAACCGATCAGGAAGCAGAAGCATTCTGACGTACTAGTGAGTAACATTGATGGTCCAACTTCGGCCATGATTCTGCCGATATGATCAGGCACCGATTCTCCGCTACGTCTTGGATTTCTTTGATGCGTattaatcaaaataaaaatattatctaCGCCCACAGCTAGTACCAGAAACGGAATTACCTgtttatatagataatatatgtatatatattccaAATACATAAGTATTTATGTATTGTACAGGAAACGTCTATGTATTGTAGATGAAAAAAGCGGTTATTCTGTTATTTGCGATTTCCTTTATATCCACTCATTTACCTCGATCGTGAGTAGTGTCGTGGGTACTCCGATATAGCCAAATATACCAAGGGAAGAAGCTACTGACGCTATTACGGTGATAACTCCACCGATActtaatattattttactgtTTGCCTAAAACGACAGAAacatgaaaaagaaaaacgaatgcGAAAATATGGACGCAGACGAACGTGATTATTAACTACATATATATCAAAAAGAAAAACTTACGAAATACTTTTTAACGGAACATTTTATTTCGCTTAAGGCAAAAGCTACGTAAAGGAACATCAACACGTAACTGAATATTACTGTTACTGCTTCTGCTTTCGACGATCGCTCTAATTCATCCTCAATTGATTTCTCCGTAGTATAGGCGACATCCATAAATTCTGGTCTCTCTTTGACATCCCATTCTTTCATAAAGTCAATGAATCTAAAAGATTAAGTCGAATGATTGAATATTTCAATAGAAAAGTGTCAATCCTATTTTTGTGAATCAATTTTACCGCTGTTCCCACTTGCGAGTTGCATCAAGTACAGTTTTGTTTAGTGAGTTTTTTACAAGAAACGATAAAATCAATCCGGTCGATTTGATGTAATCTGTCGCATCGTAATTGAATTCGTCCTCACGAAGAAATCCTCCAAAGGCTAGCGCGGGTAAAACCGGCCCCTTGTACGGTGCCAGGCATTCAGGATTGTATGGATTTCTTCAAAAGAGATATGATAAAAGAAATTGGCAATAACAATAGCAAGGCACAATAAATACTCCTTACTTACTGAACACACTTGTACAATTCATCCAAATAATTTACTTCGTACGTATCTGATGTATCTGTCTTATTAAACGAAGTGAGATTATTTTGAAAATACCCCCATACACTTTGTACTGTACAAAGATCTAAAGTAACGGGGCCAAAAAATTCGCTTTGAACAGGAGCATAACAGATATGTTCCAAACCTTCTCCGTCGTTTTGTCCAAGCTGAAAATTTCAATATCAACGCGGTCTCGTTCATATTAcatgtattttttctttccattcaacatttttttttatctcttaTCTTACTTGCAATATTTTCTTTTGGAGATCATATACAGCGAGCAAAAACTCCTTGTTGAACACAGGACCGAATTCAAGATTACCATTTGTTGTGTTGTGGATTATCTAAATATAATTTGAAACATACGTTTACGTATTCGAATACTTAACATGCCTACTAcgtttatgtttaaaatttcggATAACTGAACAACTTTACCTCACCAAGGCCCACGGATTTAATATAAATCTGCTCAGTTCTGTAGAACGGTTGAAAATGAgaatcgaagtaatttttctcaAGTCTAGCTCTGCTAGTAGGTGCTGCCCAAATTTCTATCGGGTTACTTGTTATAGAAAGATACGTCATTCCGTAACTTAATCCCAATATTACGTACGAACAGATGATTAACGTGATGAATGGATATTTTGCGAATGCTATCGAACATAAGTATAGTTAGTGTAATCGTATTATTCACATCAGTAAAAATAACAGGATAGTCACTAAcgatatatgaatatatataatatataaagatatatgtataaacgTATAGTGATAAACGTAATTCAGTACTATGATTAATAATAGAGTATTTTGATTAACATCCAATACAACACAcgtattgtaattatataaatacataaatagatAAAGTAATTAGAAAAACGTACCTTTGCCCCAAGCAGTGAAAGCCacatgaaatattttatgatatcCTCTACAAATAATCAGGTTTTTTCCGTCTTCATCATTCACAACATATCAAACAGAGATAACATATAGAACAGATATAAATTCGCTTATATTCACTAATGCACATAAGTGCCTATATATGTACTTGTACTACATAGTACTACAAtgatttttcaatattattcgtTGGCGATTATTAGATATCGTAAAACCCTTATTTAAAAAAACACTTATGAAAAGAATgttttcaacatttttatcaTGGTCATTTGTTGTACGCTAGATACTAATAAATTTGGTTCAAAACATGTTCTTATTACGTGGCTGCAAATGTCTAATAAATTGTGCATCACGTTTGATCTAAcgctatgtacatatgtatttacaaTGTACATAGCATACAAGTACGTATAAGCACTTATGCAAGCTgcttatattaaatattataaatacctAAACGAAATATTCTCCGTACGAATTGATATACAAGTGTGATTAATAAGGCGATGCAACTGATTCCAATTGCTATTATGATACCATAGGCGTTCATTCCAAAAAGAATGAAGGGAACATTATTGCTTTCGTCTAATTTGATGAGAGGACAGGATTTTGGACAGTCAACGCAACTACATGCCGATAAACCCTGTCAAAAAAGAACGcaaatataaatcattttttatagtTATAGTAACAGTTTATGTACTCATTAAAACATagacatatgtatgtatttaattatatgtGTATTGGTCTACTCTTTGTATGTGTATTCAATGTGTATCATTTGATACACATGTGAATCACAATATGAATCATTTCAATGTGTATTCGTCTTTGGACTCACATCATACTGTTCGTCACATGTCTTCGTAGGTTCGTTCCAATATGGCTTATCTGTTATAAAAGTCATTCGAAAGGCTATAAAACCATTTGCAACCGGATCACCTTGAAACTCGTACCATCTACAATTATacttttttgaaattttgatataaatttaCGTAAATATCTATTGTTTCATATAAAGTTACGGTAGGATGGTTTACATTTTATAATTGCTTACAATTTTGCATTGCATCTACTAGCACCGTGAACTCCACAAGCGAGATCCATAGCTAAATTTCCAGATGCTGGATACACGACATTCTTACAGGAATCATAGGTATCGTTCATGTATTTTTCATCAATATAAACCTAAAACGATTGAAAAtggatataatttatttattcatgcgAAAGATTGAAGAATAAGTAGAATAGATTTTTCGAGAGACattaaattttttacatttaacgAACTTGTTATGTCATAGAATGATATTAAAGCGCGTCTGATTCACTCACTTCCAATTCTTCGACGTATTCTTTGCCTTCTGAAGTTTTATTTGTTTTCGTGACATTGAGAAATCTACTTTGTTCAGGACTACAACTTAAATCGCATAGTAacttatatacattttttatacaaGTTGGACATCGGCCAAAGATGGTTTCGGCCATAGACAGCTGTGTAACCAACGTTTCAATATTATCAGAGTCGCAACATAATTCTGGTTCATTCGAACCTAAAACATTTACACGTaactacatatttaaatatatatatatatgtacaagaCCTGATGCATGAGAAAcgaataagcaataaggaaagaTACAAGTAATGTTcaaagtaaaaatgaaaatgaaaatgaaaatgaaaatgaaaatgaaaatgaaaatgaaaatgaaagtgaaaatgaaaatgaaaatgaaaatgaaaatgaaattaatacctatattttcgaaatattgTGGACATTTTCCACGGAGAAGTTCTGAGGCTGATGTGTTATTGATTGGTTTTGCAGTATTATTTGCCGCACACGCAAGCTGCAAATTTTTCCGGGTACCACACTTTCCGTACCATACACAGTGGTATTTATCTGTGCATTGCGTTAATTGTAACATGTAACAGAATAGTAGTAAAACAAA from Bombus vancouverensis nearcticus chromosome 9, iyBomVanc1_principal, whole genome shotgun sequence encodes the following:
- the LOC117161054 gene encoding NPC intracellular cholesterol transporter 1 homolog 1b isoform X1; its protein translation is MSRNRIFVLLLFCYMLQLTQCTDKYHCVWYGKCGTRKNLQLACAANNTAKPINNTSASELLRGKCPQYFENIGSNEPELCCDSDNIETLVTQLSMAETIFGRCPTCIKNVYKLLCDLSCSPEQSRFLNVTKTNKTSEGKEYVEELEVYIDEKYMNDTYDSCKNVVYPASGNLAMDLACGVHGASRCNAKLWYEFQGDPVANGFIAFRMTFITDKPYWNEPTKTCDEQYDGLSACSCVDCPKSCPLIKLDESNNVPFILFGMNAYGIIIAIGISCIALLITLVYQFVRRIFRLDGKNLIICRGYHKIFHVAFTAWGKAFAKYPFITLIICSYVILGLSYGMTYLSITSNPIEIWAAPTSRARLEKNYFDSHFQPFYRTEQIYIKSVGLGEIIHNTTNGNLEFGPVFNKEFLLAVYDLQKKILQLGQNDGEGLEHICYAPVQSEFFGPVTLDLCTVQSVWGYFQNNLTSFNKTDTSDTYEVNYLDELYKCVQNPYNPECLAPYKGPVLPALAFGGFLREDEFNYDATDYIKSTGLILSFLVKNSLNKTVLDATRKWEQRFIDFMKEWDVKERPEFMDVAYTTEKSIEDELERSSKAEAVTVIFSYVLMFLYVAFALSEIKCSVKKYFANSKIILSIGGVITVIASVASSLGIFGYIGVPTTLLTIEVIPFLVLAVGVDNIFILINTHQRNPRRSGESVPDHIGRIMAEVGPSMLLTSTSECFCFLIGTLSTMPAVNTFALYAFVSIWINFLLQITAFVSLLSLDEQRFENNYLDVLCCIKTKKENFIVGENFSFAHTIFKRFYTPFLMKTPIRIIVLIIFIVVLLTHVIVLPDISIGLDQKLSMPADSYVLKYFQFMEDLLSMGPPVYFVVTPGLDYSRRMVQNIICGGQGCNSDSLYTQIYSAAKQPQKSYLSKSASSWIDDYMDWSQISDCCKYFQHNQSFCPHTDYSCEECNIHIDADHRPDPYSFRKYISYFIQDIPDPSCAKSGRAAYFDAINYHTDKYGLTDVKDSYFMGYHIPLKKSSDWYEALRSARTIADNITTMINSKNLTNENITIFPYSIFYVYYEQYLTIWKETLSSLGYSLCVIFIVTLILTGLSLFSAIIVILTVLMIIVNIGGLMYWWHIQLNAVSLVNLVVAAGISVEFCSHIIHSYLKSTKKTKIDRASDALNNMGSSVFSGITLTKIVGIIILAFSKTQIFQIFFFRMYLSIVVFGAAHGLIFLPVLLSFIGPSRTLTNVAENENKNGQYITNITFNKY
- the LOC117161054 gene encoding NPC intracellular cholesterol transporter 1 homolog 1b isoform X2 gives rise to the protein MSRNRIFVLLLFCYMLQLTQCTDKYHCVWYGKCGTRKNLQLACAANNTAKPINNTSASELLRGKCPQYFENIGSNEPELCCDSDNIETLVTQLSMAETIFGRCPTCIKNVYKLLCDLSCSPEQSRFLNVTKTNKTSEGKEYVEELEVYIDEKYMNDTYDSCKNVVYPASGNLAMDLACGVHGASRCNAKLWYEFQGDPVANGFIAFRMTFITDKPYWNEPTKTCDEQYDGLSACSCVDCPKSCPLIKLDESNNVPFILFGMNAYGIIIAIGISCIALLITLVYQFVRRIFRLDGKNLIICRGYHKIFHVAFTAWGKAFAKYPFITLIICSYVILGLSYGMTYLSITSNPIEIWAAPTSRARLEKNYFDSHFQPFYRTEQIYIKSVGLGEIIHNTTNGNLEFGPVFNKEFLLAVYDLQKKILQLGQNDGEGLEHICYAPVQSEFFGPVTLDLCTVQSVWGYFQNNLTSFNKTDTSDTYEVNYLDELYKCVQNPYNPECLAPYKGPVLPALAFGGFLREDEFNYDATDYIKSTGLILSFLVKNSLNKTVLDATRKWEQRFIDFMKEWDVKERPEFMDVAYTTEKSIEDELERSSKAEAVTVIFSYVLMFLYVAFALSEIKCSVKKYFANSKIILSIGGVITVIASVASSLGIFGYIGVPTTLLTIEVIPFLVLAVGVDNIFILINTHQRNPRRSGESVPDHIGRIMAEVGPSMLLTSTSECFCFLIGTLSTMPAVNTFALYAFVSIWINFLLQITAFVSLLSLDEQRFENNYLDVLCCIKTKKENFIVGENFSFAHTIFKRFYTPFLMKTPIRIIVLIIFIVVLLTHVIVLPDISIGLDQKLSMPADSYVLKYFQFMEDLLSMGPPVYFVVTPGLDYSRRMVQNIICGGQGCNSDSLYTQIYSAAKQPQKSYLSKSASSWIDDYMDWSQISDCCKYFQHNQSFCPHTDYSCEECNIHIDADHRPDPYSFRKYISYFIQDIPDPSCAKSGRAAYFDAAGISVEFCSHIIHSYLKSTKKTKIDRASDALNNMGSSVFSGITLTKIVGIIILAFSKTQIFQIFFFRMYLSIVVFGAAHGLIFLPVLLSFIGPSRTLTNVAENENKNGQYITNITFNKY